The genomic interval GGTAAGGCCAACAGATTGTGGGGCTGCTTTTACTAATTCTTATAAACTTtcccaacaacaaaaatataatcaaaacCCAAAGACTGGAAAAGATTATGGTGCTTTTCCCCCACTAAGTGActtgtaagaaaacaaacaaacaaattaggataccgcctgaccaggtggtggcgcagtggatagagcgtcggactgggatgcggaagacccaggttcgagacccccgaggtccccagcttgagtgcgggctcatctggtttgagcaaaagcccaccagcttggacccaaggtcactggccccagcaaggggttacttggtctgctgaaggcctgcggtcaaggcacatatgagaaagcaatcaatgaacaactaaggtgttgtaacgcgcaacgaaaaactaataattgatgcttctcatctctctccgttcctgtccatctgtccctgtctatccctctctctgactcactgtctctgtaaaaaataaataaataaataaataaaattaaaaaaaaaattaggatacCCCCAGGGAATGCCGTGCACCCTTCGCCTGCTGCTCCAGGAACAGCCAGACGGTCCCCTGGAACAGCACCGGAAGAACCGTTGCAGCAGGGGTGGGGCAACAGCCACCAGAGCCTCCACAGGGAGAAATGCAGTTGTGTGTGTTCagacacgtacacacacacaaacacacatgcagctCAGAGATAAGGCTGCAAAGACACACATGTGGGATCCTCTGGGGCCAAGGCATGCCCACTGACCCTGAGTAGGACAGGCTTGGCCTTCCACCTAGGTCTTCTTTATAGCCTAACCCTAAGAGTTCATCTTGCAGCTCAGGGCCTGAGAGCTCAATCATGGTGACAGCAGGGCCACCCCTGCATGGGCACATCTGGTGGTGCCCATAGGGCTCCATCCTCTTCTCAGCTTCTGAGTGCAGGGTGGCCCTGAGGAAGTGGGATCCCTCTGCCGGCTGAGCTAGGGTAGTGCCCTGCTCTGCCAGGGCTTTTCGTACCTGCTGCCTCAAGTCTGCAAAGCCACTGCTGCCGCTCTcatgccccagccccagccctgggcagGCTCATGCAGAGATAGGTTGGCAGGCAGGGTCAGGCAAGGACACGGCAGGAGAGACGTGGGCAGAAGAAGCCCAACCACTCTTTCCACTGCGTTCCTCTAGCTAGGGCTCAGGCCTCCTCTTTCATTCCTCTCCACTGCCTTTCTTACTtcacagagggaaggaggagagggactcTAGTAGAAGCGTGGCCACAGGTCGGGGAGACATTCCTTCCAGTCCGAGTCTCTGCTCCTGGTCCACAAGAATTTGATGAGGGAAAGAGATAGGAGtcttctaaaccagtggtccccaaccttttttgggccacaaactggtttaatgtcagaaaatatttttacagaccggcctttagggtgggacagatagatgtatcacgtgaccaagacaagtgtcaagagtgagtcttagacggatgtaacagagggaatctggtcattttttaaaataaaacatccttcagacttaaatataaataaaacggaaataatgtaagttacttattctttctctgcggaccagtaccaaatggcccatggaccggtaccggtcagcagcccgggggttggggaccactgttctaaaccaCAACTTTAAAGTAATGAAGGGGTCCAGGCAGCAAGGCAGAGGGGCAGGAACCAGGCAGAACCTCTAGCAGTCAGTGGGAAGAACTGGCGTTTAATGGAGTGAAGGGTAAGAGATCCCAGAAGCCGAAGAGACCTCTCAGCCCACCCACCAGCCCTCACCCAGTGTCCTCCTCCTTGGCCTATCCCAAAGGGGACTATAAGGGGATCACACCTGTTTAGCAATCCCTGGGGCAGGGAACTCAGAGTGGGAGGCACCCACCCTTAAAGGTGGTTTCTAAAATACCCCCTTTGTCTTATCTACCCCAAGTGGGAGACAGAGATGCACAGAAGGACTGCTTCTGCCTTCCCTGCTGCTCCTGTCCTCACACCAGGCCCACAGGCACTGTCCAAGGGCCTTCCCCTACCCCCTAGCAGTGAGACTCTAGTACTGCGAGTCTGAGAAGTGATGTGCTGGTTGTAGCAGGGCCAGAGGGTCCTGCTTGGTTCCGCTGGGCCAGTTCCTCAGCTGGGCACACGAGTTGTTGAATTCTCTGGAAGGAGAGACGAGGTGGCTGCCGCAAGGGGGAGCGGGCTGCGGGGAGTGGTCTGCCCACTGCCCCCATCACCACTGTCTGCCTGACTCCCCACACACAATGGCGCCCTGCAGGTGCCAGCCCTACAATCAACAGCCTGTGTCTTATAGTCCCCTTCTGAGGCTTTAACACTCACTGTGTCCCTCCCTGACTCCCACACCAGGCTCACTGCCCCGTGTGCACCAACCTCTGGCCTGGCAGGCAGCCATCCACCATTACCCCCAGGGTTCctcccctctgactgctttcctccCTGCTAACCCCTACTTCTCTGAATGAGCCCTTGAGGGTGCTGAGTTTGTAGAAGCTCCAGGCAGGAATACAGACCATGGAGGACAGAGCCAGGAGCCAGCCCAGGGCATCCCCCCACCAGGGGTAAGTGTACTTCTTGTTGTAGGTCAGCGGGGTGTACTTgaccagggagaagagaaaggtggCCTGAGGGTgagaacagaagagaaagggGCTAGGAAGCAGGGGCTCTGTGCCCTCAGCACCCCCTGGAGGAACTGGCCGGGATCACGCTTCAAGTCCAGATTTTCATTCAGGCTCTTCTGGGCCAATCAGCCTACAACTCCATCACATTCTACTCAAAATCCACACATCCCAAATAGGTATTTCCAGGGCACCTACCTTGTCCCTCCAGGGCCCCCACACCCATTGGCACCTCTACACATGGTTGTCTCCCAATTAGGACATGACAGTGTGCCTGCTGGTGCTTTCAGTCAGGTCTCCCCGCATCATCAGGAGACTGAATACCTCAAGGGCAGACATGAGGCCTCATTTACATCTTGCCTGCAGTGGTTGCTCAGGGGAACTGCTGGCTCAAAGGGTTAAGCCAGAGGAAGCAGCACAGAGTGGTTCATGGCTCAGACTCTGAAGCTAAGTCACCTGGGCCTGCATCCTAGCCTGCCGCCACTTTCTAGCTTGGGTAAATTGCTAAACACCTTTggctttatctgtaaaataaatgtaaCAGCAATTCTTACTTTGTGGGAtctttgtgaggattaagtgtgtTAAAAAGTATAAAGTACTTTGTGCCCAGCTTAAGGTCAATGCTCTGTCACTTGTGCCCAGCTTAAGGTCAATGCTCTGTaactgttgctattattattgctGTGATCAGTATTATTATGAGCAGCCCAGTGTACTTGGGTTTCAGTTCTGCCGGCAACATTAGGCTCACATTGTTGTATTAGTCAATCAGTCTGACAGCTCCGGACCTCAGTTTATCCTTCTGAAAAATGGGAAGGAAGCATCTGTCTTGCTTTCATTTTTAGAGTCCAACAGGAGGATGAATGGAAATCTAAAATGACTTCTAGTCCCCACAGAGAAGTCTCTTATCAGGCTAACAGCCTACCTAGCTTCTTGCCACCACCATCTATCTATCCCTTCATCTGGCTTCCTTCCCTAAAGGTTATCTTACTGTGCACACAGCTGGTGTGAGGAAGAGCCAACAATATTTGATAAGAGGCCAAGGCCTGTACCCAATCATATCTTCAATGTTGTCATAGAAGTGCCCAGCTCCTAccatgaagagaaagaaggaaggggaagaaaagacattttttagCATCCAAAGTATCAGGACGGGGCCTGCACAGACCAGGATGGGCAAGGACCAATAAACAGAGGGTATCATGGTTGTCTTTACTGATCAGTGCTAGAAGAAAACTCTTCCCTGGGATTCAGAGCTGGCACTGGGCAGCAAAGGTAATAACTTTCTGGTTATTGAGGCTGTTCTAAAGGCTGAAAAGTTTTGGACAGGACAGGATATGGGCCCATCGGGGGAGTCTATGTGTAGCCATAACTAGGAGGGTAGGCAAGGCAATCTCTGGAGGGCTCTTCCAATGGTAGCAATTTAGAATTCTTGAGATATTTGAGGTTGGGTAGGAGAGAAGACCTAAGAAAAGGTGAATGTGAGCAGTGGATGTCTCTCCTTTGTCTATGGGCCCTGGGGTGGAGGTGAGTCCTGGGGTTAGGGAGAGTTACTCACCATAGACCCAAGCCACACAGAGGGACTCGAAGATGGCCACAAACAGGAGGCACATGCCACTGGCTGCATAGTAGTCAAAAAGCTGAAACACATACATACCTCCCTGCCAAGAAGGGGATGAAAAACAGAACTTTATCCAGGGGAAACAGACAGATTTTCCCCCTTGCCATCCAGCCTCATACCCTCAGGGCACAGAACATGGTTGGTAGGGATCACAGAGGATAGATATTAAGGAGAATGTAGTTTGTAAGCTGTAAGGCACTAGGCAGATATGaggcaataattattttttattcttgtttttggaCGGATGACAGATGAAATAGCTATTCTCAGGCTGTCCTTGAGAACAGTTATGGGTTGTCTTGGATCCAGAAGTCCAAGACATAATGTGCACTTTTTTGGCAAAAATCAGGATGGGTCTGTCATTGATATCACCAAGCTGACAAgttccatctccttcctcctcctctgagaCATCACACAgaatatccccccacccccaggtgatAGTCTTCTCTCTTTGAAGTTTATCCCTAAAACTGCAGCTGCCTGGCAAATGAGATCTTGCTGGAGAGACAGTTTTTCCTAATCCAAGGCCATCCTTTCTATACCTCTTAGTTCAGCATGGAGCCAAATCACCCCGCCTCCAGCCCCCAAAGTATGTGGGCAATGCCCAAAGGCCAGAGGAAGGATTTGCCCTCTTCGTGCTTCCTATGGGTGGATTTGCCCTCTTCGTGCTTCCTATGGGTGGATTTGCCCTCTTCGTGCTTCCTATGGCTTCCAGTGTCCTGAAAGCCCAGCAGCCTGCTCCGCCTGACAGGTGGCCTGTCCACCTTTGCTCCGCCTCCTCACTCAGTCCCCACTTTCAAGCCTCCTGGATCCTTACCTCCGTGACCATGACCACCCCAACAAGGAAGGAGATGACAGATACTCCAAGGATGAGAACCTCCCTCCGGTTCTTCTTACGGAACACACGGGGGTACATGTCCACCAGTGTGGTCACCAGGCTCTCTATGCACACAAACTGAGTGAGAGGGCAAAAGAattggagggaaagagagctccCAAAATAAGCTCCATCAGCTAGCTTTGGCTTATTGCTCCTGGGCTCAGCCCTGCCAGGCTCCCTATCTCAGGTCCCCAGAGCCCTCCTTGCATAGTTAGATCTGGCCCACCCTCCAAAGCTCCTCTTGGTCCCTGGAAGGGGTCCATGTCTGACATTCGCCAGGTCTACGACCATTTTAAGGTCCATCAAGCTCAACTTCATGCCCACTGCTCTTCCTCCCCCAGCGGCCACCTCTTGATACCTGGCTATCCAGTCCCAGGAGGATGATCATGAAGAAGAAGCAGCAggcccagagaggagagaagggcagCATCACCACCGCCCGGGGGTAGGCAATGAAAGccaggccagggcctacacaCAGAGCAGAGGACACACCCAGTGCCTGGGTGACCTCAGGCCACACGCAACCCCAGAGTGGCGCCATGGGATAACTGCAGCCAGAGTGGCCGTCACCACTACCAGCCTCACCACTTCACCCAGGAGAAGCCACCCAAACCTCTACCTGCTCCCAAAATCCAAGGCACCACCCATTGTAGTCTCATGGGCAGAAACAGAACCTACAGGCTAAATGTATCAAGGACTTTGAAAAACGGAAAGGGGCATATCACACACATTTCTGTAAGTTCTACCCCAAATCTCCCAATCTCACTCTCCAGATCTATTGTCCAAACAAGAAGTTTCAAACTTAAAAAGAATTCAGGGTCCAGGCAGACTATGtcctttatgaagaagatggaggGTTAACTGAGAGAGTGGGAGGGCCTGATGAGATCGGCAGCCATTGCCCCCAATCAGGTTAAGGCAATCGTTCTGCTGCTTCTAGAGAGGAGAcggattaaaaacaacaacaacaacaaaacaaaacaaaacaacaacaacaaaaaaaccccatctcTAAAACTAGACTGCACTTGGGGCGACCAGTCGGCCACCTCTGCCCTGAGGCTTTTTCTGTCACCCTATAATCAGTGAACTGGCATTAATTTCAGAATACCACTGATGTACAATCTCTCAAATATATTAATGTTCCTCTCATCTGGCTTAAATAGCAGGAACAGATTCACGCACCAGGGCTTAGGTTCATCCATAGGAACCTTCCTTTGGAAAAAATGGGTGGGACCCTGTGACCTTCGATAGTCCTTTACCTCTGGAAGTCACAGTCCCTACACTGATGAGATGGGAACAATTTTAGCACCTGCCTCACAAGCTGCCATCACATGGTACAGGCAGATGctttgcacagtgcctggcatatagtaagtgcttgATAAAAGTAAAATTGAATCATTTTTGATAAGAGTCAACGACGTTAACTGTCCAGCACTGGGCTCTCTGTGTGCTTGCAAATGCTGTGATAAGAACTGTCTTGTTACCAGTTCAAGTGGGTGGTCCACAGGAACAGGGGAAGAGCAAGATCAATGTTCACAGTTTACCCAATAGGGGACCAGTCCTTGagtttatttaaaagaagaaacaagacaGTATGgtagaaaagcattcatttaaaaAGGGAGGAAACTCTATGAGCCAATATAAACTTATCTCTGAGGTACAGTTTAAAGTGAACAAAATAAGTCAAGGTGCAGAACAGTATATATAGATGTTATCAACTGGTTGTTAAAAAGTGGATAAGGAACAGAAATAGCCATATGTATGAATGAATGTGTATGTACTATGgatatgtgttgttgtttttttctcatttatgccCAAACTATTTCTGGAGGGATAAATGTGAACCTGGTAACATGGGTGGCCTAATAACATTGGGGGcgggaggaaaaatgttcactgtgTACCCATTCACCCTTTGAAGCCAGAATTACTGTTTTAAGTCCTCTACCAGCTCTTCCCAGGATGCATCCACTGAAGGGTGACCAGAGCTCACGTACAGGGAAGGGGACAGTAGAAATGCCTCTGGAATCCGGCTGGTGAAGCTTCAAAGCTCACAGAATCGATGGCCATGAGCCTCCCCAACACTCACCTGACTCTGCCACCTCGGAGATGGGCACCCCCTGCTCTTGGGACATGAAGCCCAAGATGGAGAAGATGGCAAACCCAGCCACAAAGCTGGTGCCACTGTTAAGGAAGCAGAGGGCCATGCAGTCCCTGTGGGCGAGGCGGGCAGATAGGAACAAGCAGGTTAGAAAAGGGCTTCAGTGTCTCAGGCCGGCAGTCCAGAGCCAAGGGGAACCCCAGAGGAGCCTGTTCCTTTCAGGAGACAGGCCAGAAGGGGCTGCCTGGCAGAATTAAAATGAGCATTTGAAGGACGGTTCTGCTACACCCACTCTACTAACTCAGACTTGGAATAAATCAAGGTCGTCCTAAAAGAATGAGGctctgggctctggccagttggctcagcggtagagtatcggcctggcatgtggaagtcccgggttcgattcccggccagggcacacaggagaagtgcccatctgcttctccacccctccccctctccttcctctcaatctctctcttcctctcccacagccaaggctccattagagcaaagttgacccgggtgctggggatggctctgtggcctctgcctcaggcgctagaatggctctggttgcatcagagcaacaccccagatgggcagagtattgccccttagtgggcgtgctgggtggattgccgttaggcacatgcaggagtctgtctctctgcctccctgcttctcacttcagaaaaaaaattttaaataaataaataaaagaatgaggcTCTGAAGGAGTAAAATATTAATCTAGAGATTACTAACTGTCCCACCACTCTGTCCCCTGCCATGTTGACACCACGCCTTTGGGACACCATCACTGTGACACAATTCAGTGTGGCATGCTAATGTCAAGGACATAGGCCTGGGTAATCCCAGGCAACCACAATTCTTAGTTATCTAAATTTGATTCTGAAATCTCTGATATGACATTTTGGGCTAATATTAAAATTGGCTTAAATTCTCTTATATGAACCAAGTAGGCCAAGGGAACCATGGGGAGGGGGCACCAGCTAGGGAAGGGGTAAACAAAAATGGGTAAGGAGTTCATGTTTGCTGGGGCAAACGCACAAAGCAGGCAAGATGGAGGCCCCACTGCATGACATGACTACTCACCTCCCAGGCATGCTGACACTCCTGAGCCCAAAGCCTCTACATGAGTTCTGTTCAGGCTGGGCACCACTGGGCTTTCCCAGCCAACCCATGACCTGCAATTGGCCCCTTTCAGCAACTGGAAGCCCCAGAGTATTGGGAAGTGGGGTGAAGGGTGGGGGTGAGCAAATCCATTAGCTGCTGCAACCTCCAAATCATACCAGATATAGCACAGCTGTAGGTGCAGTAAAGTGATGCGGGTTTGTGGCCCCCAGTCACCTGTAGCAGTTGTTGTGGTACTTGTTGTAGCTGCTCAGGGCTGTCAGGCACCCTACACAGATGGCAAAGGAGAAGAAGATCTGGGTGCCCGCGTCCATCCACACCTACACAGAGAAAGGCAAGAAGCTGCACCACAGGGGAGCAAGGACATCTGAACTCCATGGAGCACACAGGCCCATGGCTGAGCCAGGCACTGGCTAGTGATGGCGAGAACCCCGCCCTCAGCCTGTGCAGGCCCCCTGCGATCCTGCTATCCCAAGAGGCTCCATGGGCGGGCCCCTAGATGGGGTCTCTCGAGCACTGCCAGGATGACATAGGCATCAGGCATTCGAGGAAGACTGAAGGATCCATGGTGGAGGAGGGTGATGGCGGGAGGGGGCTCGAAGCCAGACCTGGCACCAGGTTTTCATCAGGGAAACAAAGCCCTGTTTCTGCCTCCACTTGCTCCTGTCTTGGGCTCTCCTGGTAAAGTGACCAGTTTGGAAGAAATCCAGGGACAGGATCTCTGGGGTTATGGGTCCTTAATATTATTGCTCTCATCAGCATGAACCTTTGCCCCTTGTATCTCAAATCCCTCTGTCTGAAAAAGAGGAAGAGTAACCCTAGCTCATAAAGAGTCAAGAGAATGAGCAGAAATGTGTCTGCAAAGGGCTTTGTATTccttggggaggggggagctctCCCCTAAACATAGGGTATGGTTGTTACTGTTATTATCTCAGCTGCTGCCCCAGCCTGCACATGTTATGATTTAGGTTTAACAGCTAAAATAACATCCCAAAGAGAAAGAACATCTAGATAAACAGGACGAGGCAACCCTGTAGCTCGGCAGGGGGTGGGGTCTTGGAGAGACAGACCCGCCCCAGGCACCTCCTGTCTTCAGATGTGAGCTCTACTTGCCCACAGCTGTCCCAACATTTCTGTGTCCCGTTTCTTGTCTGTTGCTTGGCTTTGCTCCAATAGACCCCACACAGGTGCCCACTTCCCTTTCACCGCTATTATGCTCCcaatgccccccacacacacacaccaaaggcTCAGCTTCCTTCTGTCCAAAGCTCCTAAGTCCCTTCcccgtctctccctgcctccctcctgtcATCATCACCCTCAGTCTCCCTTACTTTTCTCTAATCACACCCACCCTACCAAAGTGCAATTTCAT from Saccopteryx leptura isolate mSacLep1 chromosome 2, mSacLep1_pri_phased_curated, whole genome shotgun sequence carries:
- the SLC6A13 gene encoding sodium- and chloride-dependent GABA transporter 2; translated protein: MREPWKGGMNNRVSGTTSNGETKPVYPVMEKAEEDGTLERGHWNNKMEFVLSVAGEIIGLGNVWRFPYLCYKNGGGAFFIPYLIFLFTCGIPIFLLETALGQYTSQGGVTAWRKICPIFEGIGYASQLILILLNAYYIIVLAWALFYLFSSFTIDLPWGSCRHEWNTEHCVEFQRTNGSLNVTSENATSPIIEFWERRVLKISDGIQHLGALRWELAVCLLLAWVICYFCVWKGVKSTGKVVYFTATFPYLMLVVLLIRGVTLPGAAQGIQFYLYPNLTRLWDPQVWMDAGTQIFFSFAICVGCLTALSSYNKYHNNCYRDCMALCFLNSGTSFVAGFAIFSILGFMSQEQGVPISEVAESGPGLAFIAYPRAVVMLPFSPLWACCFFFMIILLGLDSQFVCIESLVTTLVDMYPRVFRKKNRREVLILGVSVISFLVGVVMVTEGGMYVFQLFDYYAASGMCLLFVAIFESLCVAWVYGAGHFYDNIEDMIGYRPWPLIKYCWLFLTPAVCTATFLFSLVKYTPLTYNKKYTYPWWGDALGWLLALSSMVCIPAWSFYKLSTLKGSFRERIQQLVCPAEELAQRNQAGPSGPATTSTSLLRLAVLESHC